In one Cellulomonas sp. JZ18 genomic region, the following are encoded:
- the erpA gene encoding iron-sulfur cluster insertion protein ErpA has protein sequence MSETTQTATHGVQLTDVAADKVRALLEQEGRDDLRLRVAVQPGGCSGLIYQLYFDERLLDGDATRDFDGVEVVVDRMSVPYLEGATIDFADTIEKQGFTIDNPNAGSSCACGGSFA, from the coding sequence ATGAGCGAGACCACGCAGACCGCGACCCACGGCGTCCAACTCACGGACGTGGCGGCCGACAAGGTGCGCGCCCTGCTCGAGCAGGAGGGTCGTGACGACCTGCGCCTGCGCGTGGCGGTGCAGCCCGGCGGGTGCTCCGGCCTGATCTACCAGCTGTACTTCGACGAGCGCCTGCTCGACGGCGACGCGACGCGCGACTTCGACGGCGTCGAGGTCGTGGTCGACCGCATGAGCGTGCCGTACCTCGAGGGCGCCACGATCGACTTCGCGGACACGATCGAGAAGCAGGGCTTCACGATCGACAACCCGAACGCGGGCAGCTCCTGCGCCTGCGGTGGCTCGTTCGCCTGA
- a CDS encoding dipeptidase, translated as MTPSNAPTGTPSPLPADRVAALRARTADLFADVRADLEALVRIPSVSNAEFDQAHVEASASAVAELLRGAGLPEVQVLRVARADGSPGAPAVVARRPAPAGAPTVLLYAHHDVQPPGDADEWQTPPFEPTQRGERLFGRGAADDKAGVMAHVGALRVLADELAVGVTVFVEGEEEVGSPTFVDFLRTHRELLAADVIVVADSSNWKVGVPALTTSLRGLADLVVEVAVLDHAVHSGMFGGPVLDAPTLLARLLATLHDEHGDVAVEGLVRADDPTVDMDEDALRADAGVLPGVRLAGTGPLTARLWTRPAIGVIGIDAPRVASASNTITPRASAKLSVRLAPGQDPAAALAAVKDHLLAHAPFGARVTVHDGELGRPFQAAGDSTAARTARWALGEAWGTPSVDVGVGGSIPFISDLLDVYPDAAILVTGVEDPDSRAHGANESVHLGELEHVVLAEALLLAALAPRA; from the coding sequence GTGACGCCCAGCAACGCACCCACCGGTACCCCGTCCCCGCTGCCCGCCGACCGCGTGGCCGCCCTGCGCGCGCGGACCGCCGACCTCTTCGCCGACGTGCGCGCCGACCTCGAGGCGCTCGTCCGCATCCCCAGCGTCTCCAACGCCGAGTTCGACCAGGCGCACGTCGAGGCGTCGGCGTCGGCCGTCGCAGAGCTCCTGCGCGGCGCGGGCCTGCCCGAGGTCCAGGTGCTGCGCGTCGCCCGCGCGGACGGGTCGCCCGGCGCCCCGGCCGTCGTGGCGCGCCGCCCCGCGCCCGCCGGCGCCCCGACCGTCCTGCTCTACGCCCACCACGACGTCCAGCCGCCCGGCGACGCCGACGAGTGGCAGACGCCGCCGTTCGAGCCGACCCAGCGCGGCGAGCGCCTGTTCGGGCGGGGTGCGGCGGACGACAAGGCGGGCGTGATGGCGCACGTCGGCGCGCTGCGCGTGCTCGCGGACGAGCTCGCCGTGGGCGTCACCGTCTTCGTCGAGGGGGAGGAGGAGGTGGGGTCGCCGACGTTCGTCGACTTCCTGCGCACGCACCGCGAGCTGCTGGCCGCCGACGTGATCGTCGTCGCCGACTCGAGCAACTGGAAGGTCGGGGTCCCGGCGCTGACGACGTCGCTGCGCGGCCTCGCCGACCTCGTGGTCGAGGTCGCGGTGCTCGACCACGCGGTGCACTCCGGCATGTTCGGCGGGCCCGTGCTCGACGCGCCGACGCTGCTCGCGCGCCTGCTCGCCACGCTGCACGACGAGCACGGCGACGTGGCGGTCGAGGGCCTCGTGCGGGCCGACGACCCCACCGTCGACATGGACGAGGACGCCCTGCGCGCCGACGCCGGTGTGCTGCCGGGGGTGCGCCTGGCCGGGACGGGCCCCCTCACCGCCCGCCTGTGGACGCGGCCGGCGATCGGCGTCATCGGTATCGACGCACCGCGGGTCGCGAGCGCCTCGAACACGATCACGCCGCGCGCGTCCGCGAAGCTCTCCGTGCGGCTGGCGCCCGGTCAGGACCCGGCCGCCGCGCTCGCCGCGGTGAAGGACCACCTGCTCGCCCACGCGCCGTTCGGCGCGCGGGTGACCGTCCACGACGGCGAGCTCGGGCGCCCGTTCCAGGCGGCCGGCGACTCCACGGCGGCGCGCACCGCGCGGTGGGCGCTGGGGGAGGCGTGGGGGACGCCGTCGGTCGACGTCGGCGTCGGCGGCTCGATCCCGTTCATCAGCGACCTGCTCGACGTCTACCCCGACGCCGCGATCCTGGTCACGGGCGTCGAGGACCCCGACTCGCGCGCGCACGGTGCGAACGAGTCGGTGCACCTCGGGGAGCTCGAGCACGTCGTGCTCGCCGAGGCGCTGCTGCTCGCGGCGCTCGCACCGCGCGCCTGA
- the nadA gene encoding quinolinate synthase NadA: MSLTLPTTGTFAEPAPSALLLLGRGADLASERGVECAGALPDPSDPTLVERARVARAALGERAFVLGHHYQRDEVIAFADVTGDSFKLAREAAARPDAEFVVFCGVHFMAESADILTADSQQVVLPDLAAGCSMADMAAIDQVEDAWDVLVDAGVADDTVPVTYMNSTAAIKAFTGRHGGTVCTSSNAHVALRWAFERVGGVAGRGKVLFMPDQHLGRNTAVLQLGLSLDDCVVYDPRKPGGGLTAQQLRDARMILWRGHCSVHGRFSARNVEDVRAAVPDVTVLVHPECRHEVVTAADMVGSTEYIIKGLDAAAPGSSWAIGTELNLVRRLAQAHPELSVHYLDSTVCFCSTMNRIDLPHLVWSLEELVAGRVPNRIVVDADDAHWARVALDQMLALPGH, encoded by the coding sequence GTGAGCCTCACCCTGCCCACGACCGGGACGTTCGCCGAGCCTGCTCCGTCCGCGCTGCTGCTGCTGGGACGAGGCGCCGACCTCGCCTCGGAGCGGGGCGTCGAGTGCGCGGGCGCGCTGCCGGACCCGAGCGACCCGACCCTCGTGGAGCGGGCCCGCGTCGCGCGTGCCGCGCTCGGCGAGCGGGCGTTCGTGCTCGGCCACCACTACCAGCGCGACGAGGTCATCGCGTTCGCGGACGTCACGGGTGACTCGTTCAAGCTCGCGCGGGAGGCGGCGGCGCGTCCCGACGCCGAGTTCGTCGTCTTCTGCGGCGTGCACTTCATGGCCGAGTCCGCCGACATCCTCACCGCCGACTCCCAGCAGGTCGTCCTGCCGGACCTCGCCGCGGGCTGCTCCATGGCCGACATGGCCGCGATCGACCAGGTCGAGGACGCGTGGGACGTGCTGGTCGACGCCGGTGTCGCGGACGACACGGTGCCGGTGACGTACATGAACTCGACGGCCGCCATCAAGGCGTTCACGGGTCGGCACGGCGGGACGGTGTGCACGTCGTCGAACGCGCACGTGGCCCTGCGCTGGGCGTTCGAGCGGGTCGGGGGCGTCGCCGGCCGCGGCAAGGTGCTGTTCATGCCCGACCAGCACCTGGGACGCAACACCGCCGTCCTGCAGCTGGGGCTCTCGCTGGACGACTGCGTCGTCTACGACCCGCGCAAGCCGGGCGGCGGCCTGACGGCGCAGCAGCTGCGTGACGCGCGCATGATCCTGTGGCGGGGGCACTGCTCGGTGCACGGGCGCTTCTCGGCGCGCAACGTCGAGGACGTGCGGGCCGCGGTGCCCGACGTCACGGTGCTGGTCCACCCGGAGTGCCGGCACGAGGTCGTCACGGCCGCCGACATGGTGGGCTCGACGGAGTACATCATCAAGGGCCTCGACGCCGCCGCGCCCGGCTCGTCGTGGGCGATCGGCACGGAGCTCAACCTGGTGCGCCGCCTCGCGCAGGCGCACCCCGAGCTGTCGGTGCACTACCTCGACTCGACGGTGTGCTTCTGCTCCACCATGAACCGGATCGACCTGCCGCACCTGGTGTGGTCGCTCGAGGAGCTCGTCGCGGGTCGGGTGCCGAACCGCATCGTCGTCGACGCCGACGACGCGCACTGGGCACGCGTCGCGCTCGACCAGATGCTGGCCCTGCCGGGCCACTGA
- a CDS encoding glycerate kinase: MRVLLAPDCFGTALTAAQAADALAAGWRGGAPHDEVTTCPMADGGPGFVATLRTSLGGDVDAVTVTGPLGDRVPAAVLRLGTTAYVESAHALGLDLVPPARRDPTRTTSAGAGVLLAAALAGGARRVVVGLGGSATNDAGAGLLAELADTLLGEGAVGTAGAVLRRGGGALHDVREQDLRWLPALRDALRDVDLVAAVDVDVPLLGLQGASAGFAPQKGATPEQAQDLERALGVFAHAAAAALGPDPVRRDLLAPPAARPGARPGARSGASRWTALPGAGAAGGVGFALALLGGRLVPGASLVADALGLPDRIAAHDLVVTGEGRTDWQSLHGKVVAEVAARALPLAVPTVVVAGEVLVGRRELSAAGVAAAYAVADGAEQVAAALADPAGTLAARAARVARTWSPA; this comes from the coding sequence GTGCGCGTGCTCCTCGCCCCCGACTGCTTCGGCACCGCCCTGACGGCGGCGCAGGCCGCGGACGCCCTCGCGGCCGGCTGGCGGGGCGGGGCCCCGCACGACGAGGTCACCACCTGCCCGATGGCCGACGGGGGTCCGGGCTTCGTCGCCACGCTGCGCACGAGCCTCGGGGGCGACGTCGACGCGGTCACGGTCACCGGTCCGCTCGGCGACCGCGTGCCGGCCGCGGTGCTCCGCCTCGGCACGACGGCGTACGTGGAGTCGGCCCACGCGCTCGGGCTCGACCTGGTGCCGCCCGCGCGGCGCGACCCGACGCGCACGACGAGCGCCGGCGCGGGCGTCCTGCTCGCGGCCGCCCTCGCCGGCGGGGCGCGGCGGGTCGTCGTGGGCCTGGGCGGCTCGGCCACCAACGACGCCGGTGCCGGTCTGCTGGCCGAGCTGGCGGACACGCTGCTCGGGGAGGGGGCGGTCGGCACCGCGGGGGCCGTCCTGCGCCGCGGCGGGGGTGCGCTGCACGACGTGCGCGAGCAGGACCTGCGGTGGCTGCCCGCGCTGCGCGACGCCCTGCGGGACGTCGACCTGGTCGCCGCCGTCGACGTCGACGTCCCGCTGCTCGGTCTGCAGGGGGCGTCCGCCGGGTTCGCACCGCAGAAGGGGGCGACGCCCGAGCAGGCGCAGGACCTCGAACGGGCCCTCGGGGTCTTCGCGCACGCGGCGGCGGCAGCGCTCGGACCGGACCCGGTCCGCCGCGACCTGCTCGCACCGCCGGCGGCACGGCCTGGCGCACGGCCGGGCGCACGGTCGGGCGCCTCGCGCTGGACGGCTCTGCCGGGGGCGGGGGCCGCGGGCGGGGTGGGGTTCGCGCTCGCGCTGCTCGGCGGCCGCCTCGTCCCCGGCGCCTCCCTCGTCGCGGACGCGCTCGGGCTGCCGGACCGGATCGCCGCCCACGACCTGGTGGTCACCGGGGAGGGGCGCACGGACTGGCAGTCGCTGCACGGCAAGGTCGTGGCCGAGGTCGCCGCGCGGGCCCTCCCGCTCGCCGTGCCGACCGTGGTGGTCGCCGGCGAGGTGCTGGTCGGCCGGCGCGAGCTGTCCGCGGCGGGCGTCGCGGCGGCGTACGCGGTGGCCGACGGCGCCGAGCAGGTGGCGGCCGCGCTGGCCGACCCGGCCGGCACGCTGGCTGCCCGGGCCGCCCGGGTCGCCCGGACGTGGTCGCCGGCCTGA
- a CDS encoding YitT family protein produces MTTDPARHPHAVRRGVQLLGGLVLYAASIVMLVRAELGSMPWDVLSQGVVRVTGWSFGTVTVALSFLVFACWVPLRQRPGIGTVANVVVIGALLDPFLALAAHLPDPLPLPLAVGLVVLGVVTNALATSLYVGARLGPGPRDGLMTGIVARTGWPLRLVRGSIEVVVVAVGWALGGVLGFGTLAYALAIGPLVQVLLPRLTVPVPRPSGTPDVPAEPVAR; encoded by the coding sequence GTGACCACCGACCCCGCCCGTCACCCGCACGCCGTCCGCAGGGGCGTGCAGCTGCTCGGCGGGCTGGTCCTGTACGCGGCGTCCATCGTCATGCTGGTGCGCGCCGAGCTCGGGTCGATGCCCTGGGACGTGCTCTCCCAGGGGGTCGTCCGCGTCACCGGCTGGTCGTTCGGGACGGTGACCGTCGCGCTGTCGTTCCTGGTGTTCGCCTGCTGGGTGCCGCTGCGGCAGCGTCCCGGCATCGGGACCGTCGCGAACGTGGTGGTCATCGGGGCGCTCCTCGACCCGTTCCTCGCGCTCGCCGCCCACCTGCCGGACCCGTTGCCCCTGCCGCTCGCCGTGGGGCTCGTCGTCCTCGGGGTCGTCACGAACGCGCTCGCCACCTCGCTCTACGTGGGGGCGCGGCTGGGGCCGGGGCCGCGGGACGGCCTGATGACCGGCATCGTCGCCCGCACCGGGTGGCCCCTGCGGCTCGTGCGCGGGTCGATCGAGGTCGTCGTCGTGGCCGTCGGGTGGGCCCTCGGTGGCGTCCTCGGGTTCGGGACGCTCGCCTACGCGCTCGCGATCGGGCCCCTCGTGCAGGTGCTGCTGCCGCGGCTCACCGTGCCGGTGCCACGGCCGAGCGGCACGCCCGACGTCCCCGCCGAGCCCGTCGCCCGCTGA
- a CDS encoding PLP-dependent aminotransferase family protein, which yields MAAPSPVDRRVSGARLRVLLGAWEGRGPAYQALADGVRALVRTGALPLGTRLPGEREVADTLGVSRTTVTAAYDLLRDEGFLVSRRGSGTVTTLPPGAGDRAPATLGTVDDGLVDLSAAAPTAPPQLAEACAAALDQLPRHLDHTGYLPLGLPALRQAVADRYTARGVPTRPDQVLVTTGAQQAIHLLMTTLAGPGDRVVVEHPTYPHAIDAARGAGARPVPVPVGAHGLDVDLLASTVRQTSPRLVYLVPDHHNPTGTSLDLEARARVRDLARRTRTVVVGDETLTDLTLDGPPPRRSRAVPPTTWSCASARPPSPSGAACASAGCARTRTSSAGSRSGARTSTSGRPCSTSSSRPRS from the coding sequence GTGGCCGCCCCGTCTCCCGTCGACCGCCGCGTCAGCGGCGCACGCCTGCGCGTCCTGCTCGGGGCGTGGGAGGGCAGGGGTCCGGCCTACCAGGCCCTCGCGGACGGGGTGCGCGCGCTCGTGCGGACCGGTGCCCTCCCGCTCGGCACGCGCCTGCCGGGCGAGCGCGAGGTCGCGGACACGCTCGGCGTCTCCCGCACCACCGTGACCGCGGCGTACGACCTGCTGCGGGACGAGGGCTTCCTCGTCAGCCGCCGCGGCTCGGGGACCGTCACCACGCTGCCGCCCGGCGCGGGCGACCGCGCACCCGCGACCCTCGGCACCGTGGACGACGGGCTCGTCGACCTCTCGGCGGCCGCCCCGACGGCTCCCCCGCAGCTCGCGGAGGCCTGCGCCGCCGCGCTCGACCAGCTCCCCCGGCACCTGGACCACACCGGGTACCTGCCGCTCGGCCTGCCCGCGCTGCGGCAGGCGGTCGCGGACCGCTACACGGCGCGCGGCGTGCCGACGCGGCCGGACCAGGTGCTCGTCACGACGGGCGCCCAGCAGGCGATCCACCTGCTCATGACGACCCTCGCCGGGCCCGGCGACCGCGTCGTCGTCGAGCACCCGACCTACCCCCACGCCATCGACGCGGCGCGCGGTGCGGGCGCGCGCCCGGTCCCGGTGCCGGTCGGGGCCCACGGCCTCGACGTCGACCTGCTCGCGTCGACCGTGCGGCAGACCTCGCCCCGGCTCGTCTACCTCGTGCCGGACCACCACAACCCCACCGGCACGAGCCTGGACCTCGAGGCGCGCGCCCGCGTCCGCGACCTCGCACGCCGCACACGGACCGTCGTCGTGGGCGACGAGACGCTGACGGACCTGACCCTCGACGGGCCGCCGCCCCGCCGTTCGCGGGCGGTCCCGCCGACGACCTGGTCGTGTGCGTCGGCTCGGCCTCCAAGTCCTTCTGGGGCGGCCTGCGCGTCGGCTGGGTGCGCGCGCACCCGGACCTCGTCGGCCGGCTCGCGCAGCGGCGCGCGCACGTCGACATCGGGTCGTCCGTGCTCGACCAGCTCGTCACGGCCGCGCTCCTGA
- a CDS encoding DJ-1/PfpI family protein, translating into MSTQRPLRVGVLVFDGAEELDVVGPWEVLAAWAAHSALRPEVVTFSPDGGGVRCAKGMSIVPGTSAQDVGALHVLVHPGGPGTRTLMTDEQHLAWVRGMRATTPLLASVCTGALVYAAAGVLAGRPATTHWASLDALVAADPSVLVDTEARFVDDGDVVTSAGVSAGIDMALHLVARLESADVARGVRRGIQYDPAPPV; encoded by the coding sequence ATGAGCACGCAGAGGCCGCTGCGCGTCGGCGTCCTGGTCTTCGACGGGGCCGAGGAGCTGGACGTCGTCGGGCCGTGGGAGGTCCTCGCGGCGTGGGCGGCGCACAGCGCCCTGCGGCCGGAGGTGGTCACGTTCTCGCCCGACGGCGGCGGCGTGCGCTGCGCGAAGGGGATGAGCATCGTCCCGGGCACGAGCGCGCAGGACGTCGGCGCGCTGCACGTGCTGGTCCACCCCGGCGGCCCCGGCACGCGCACGCTCATGACCGACGAGCAGCACCTCGCGTGGGTCCGGGGCATGCGGGCGACGACGCCGCTGCTGGCGAGCGTGTGCACGGGCGCGCTCGTGTACGCGGCCGCCGGCGTGCTGGCAGGACGGCCCGCCACGACGCACTGGGCGTCCCTGGACGCGCTCGTGGCCGCGGACCCCAGCGTGCTCGTGGACACCGAGGCGCGCTTCGTCGACGACGGCGACGTCGTGACGTCGGCCGGGGTGTCCGCGGGGATCGACATGGCGCTGCACCTGGTCGCGCGGCTCGAGTCGGCGGACGTGGCGCGCGGCGTGCGGCGCGGCATCCAGTACGACCCCGCTCCCCCGGTCTGA
- a CDS encoding aminotransferase class I/II-fold pyridoxal phosphate-dependent enzyme: MRVGWVRAHPDLVGRLAQRRAHVDIGSSVLDQLVTAALLSRAEEVLAARVDAVRAQREVLLGALRERLPSWRVPVPAGGLSAWVDLGAPVSSALSALAHAHGVRIVPGTAFGVDGTFEDRLRVPFSRPPAELRRAVDGLAAAWAVLDPSGSWGAARPAAALV, encoded by the coding sequence CTGCGCGTCGGCTGGGTGCGCGCGCACCCGGACCTCGTCGGCCGGCTCGCGCAGCGGCGCGCGCACGTCGACATCGGGTCGTCCGTGCTCGACCAGCTCGTCACGGCCGCGCTCCTGAGCCGTGCCGAGGAGGTGCTCGCCGCGCGGGTCGACGCCGTGCGCGCGCAGCGCGAGGTCCTGCTCGGCGCCCTCCGCGAGCGGCTGCCGTCCTGGCGCGTGCCCGTGCCGGCCGGGGGCCTGTCCGCCTGGGTCGACCTCGGCGCCCCCGTGTCCTCCGCGCTGAGCGCGCTCGCGCACGCGCACGGCGTCCGCATCGTGCCGGGGACGGCGTTCGGCGTGGACGGCACGTTCGAGGACCGCCTGCGGGTGCCGTTCTCCCGTCCGCCGGCCGAGCTGCGCCGGGCGGTGGACGGCCTCGCCGCCGCGTGGGCGGTCCTCGACCCGTCGGGGTCCTGGGGTGCGGCGCGCCCGGCCGCCGCGCTCGTCTGA
- the coxB gene encoding cytochrome c oxidase subunit II, with product MHPDSPRRARRVTAALLASALVLVLSGCSETVQRGWLPGDSDQEVTDQTGRVVQLWVGSWIAALIVGIITWGLILWCVAVYRKRKDDDTLPVQLRYHVPLEVMYVLLPIVMIGVLFYYTNRDTMAMQDTSAEPDVNIQVIGKQWSWDFNYLDDDVYETGQHARAVGEDPETLDRQVTLYLPVDQRVEFIVESRDVNHSFWIPEFLYKMDMIPGVTNTFQVTPTREGFYRGKCAELCGEEHSSMLFNVAVVSQEEYDAHMDELREKGQTGALSLEYSRQQNLNEVAGEDEN from the coding sequence GTGCACCCGGATTCCCCCCGCCGCGCCCGGCGCGTGACCGCGGCCCTGCTGGCCTCGGCCCTCGTGCTGGTGCTCAGCGGCTGCTCCGAGACGGTCCAGCGTGGCTGGCTCCCCGGCGACTCCGACCAGGAGGTCACCGACCAGACCGGTCGTGTCGTCCAGCTCTGGGTCGGCTCCTGGATCGCCGCGCTGATCGTCGGCATCATCACCTGGGGCCTGATCCTCTGGTGCGTCGCCGTCTACCGGAAGCGCAAGGACGACGACACCCTGCCCGTGCAGCTGCGCTACCACGTGCCGCTCGAGGTCATGTACGTCCTGCTCCCGATCGTCATGATCGGCGTGCTCTTCTACTACACGAACCGCGACACGATGGCGATGCAGGACACGTCCGCCGAGCCGGACGTGAACATCCAGGTCATCGGCAAGCAGTGGAGCTGGGACTTCAACTACCTCGACGACGACGTCTACGAGACCGGTCAGCACGCACGCGCCGTCGGCGAGGACCCCGAGACCCTCGACCGTCAGGTCACGCTCTACCTGCCGGTCGACCAGCGCGTCGAGTTCATCGTCGAGTCGCGCGACGTCAACCACTCGTTCTGGATCCCCGAGTTCCTCTACAAGATGGACATGATCCCGGGCGTCACGAACACGTTCCAGGTGACCCCGACACGTGAGGGCTTCTACCGCGGCAAGTGCGCGGAGCTCTGCGGTGAGGAGCACTCCTCGATGCTCTTCAACGTCGCGGTCGTCTCGCAGGAGGAGTACGACGCCCACATGGACGAGCTCCGCGAGAAGGGCCAGACCGGTGCGCTGAGCCTCGAGTACAGCCGTCAGCAGAACCTCAACGAGGTCGCGGGGGAGGACGAGAACTGA
- a CDS encoding sulfurtransferase TusA family protein: protein MSGPGGDAAEVDARGLRCPAPVLRAAAAARTLPAGALLRVTATDPAAAVDLPAWARMRGHELVTCEGTGDLVVVTVRLTG, encoded by the coding sequence GTGAGCGGGCCGGGCGGCGACGCCGCCGAGGTCGACGCGCGGGGGCTCCGCTGCCCCGCGCCGGTGCTGCGCGCCGCGGCCGCAGCGCGCACGCTGCCCGCCGGCGCGCTGCTGCGCGTGACCGCCACCGACCCGGCCGCGGCCGTCGACCTGCCCGCCTGGGCGCGCATGCGCGGTCACGAGCTCGTGACGTGCGAGGGCACCGGCGACCTCGTCGTCGTCACGGTCCGCCTGACCGGCTGA
- a CDS encoding DUF3043 domain-containing protein — protein MGALLGVTSRHATRLPWAGVRTQAGPPLTAPATTPEKPPTDEVRAGKGRPTPTRKEAEARNRRPLVPEDRRAAARSAKLKVREQRELEYQAMRTGDERHMPLRDRGPVRRYVRDHVDARWNLGEFFLPTAAVFLVLQMVTAATAPDVALVSMLVLYVFILAMIVDAWLLWRGLKRRLNRRFDSAEVPRGMAMYAVLRAFQVRPSRLPKPQVKHGQYPS, from the coding sequence GTGGGTGCGTTGCTGGGCGTCACGTCCCGCCACGCTACTCGACTACCCTGGGCGGGTGTTCGGACGCAAGCAGGACCCCCGCTGACCGCCCCGGCGACGACGCCGGAGAAGCCGCCGACCGACGAGGTCCGCGCCGGCAAGGGCCGTCCGACGCCCACCCGCAAGGAGGCGGAGGCGCGCAACCGCCGTCCGCTGGTCCCCGAGGACCGTCGCGCCGCCGCCCGCTCGGCCAAGCTGAAGGTCCGCGAGCAGCGGGAGCTCGAGTACCAGGCGATGCGCACGGGCGACGAGCGCCACATGCCGCTGCGTGACCGGGGCCCGGTGCGCCGCTACGTGCGTGACCACGTGGACGCGCGCTGGAACCTCGGCGAGTTCTTCCTGCCGACGGCCGCCGTGTTCCTCGTGCTGCAGATGGTCACGGCCGCGACCGCCCCGGACGTCGCGCTGGTCTCGATGCTCGTCCTCTACGTGTTCATCCTGGCGATGATCGTGGACGCGTGGCTGCTGTGGCGGGGGCTCAAGCGCCGGCTGAACCGGCGGTTCGACAGCGCGGAGGTCCCGCGCGGCATGGCCATGTACGCCGTCCTGCGCGCCTTCCAGGTCCGCCCGTCGCGTCTGCCGAAGCCGCAGGTCAAGCACGGGCAGTACCCCTCCTGA
- a CDS encoding thioesterase family protein has protein sequence MTRTLQLALAVARPRRPVPGRHVLEPSVTHLRVRLGDLDLYRHVNNGVYLQMMDVARTNYLADLGAFGLLASRGWYPVVAASTVKYRRSLTWRQRFAITTRVLGWDERVVYLEQVFTRGEDHVARGWVAGRFLARDGTRVPARDVVTLLDAAQGESPQLPSDVTAWARAVDVAHR, from the coding sequence GTGACCCGCACGCTGCAGCTCGCGCTCGCCGTCGCGCGCCCCCGCCGGCCCGTGCCCGGCCGGCACGTGCTCGAGCCGTCCGTGACGCACCTGCGCGTGCGCCTGGGCGACCTCGACCTCTACCGGCACGTCAACAACGGCGTCTACCTGCAGATGATGGACGTGGCGCGGACGAACTACCTCGCCGACCTGGGGGCGTTCGGGCTGCTCGCGTCGCGCGGCTGGTACCCCGTGGTGGCCGCCTCGACCGTGAAGTACCGCCGGTCGCTGACCTGGCGGCAGCGATTCGCGATCACGACGCGGGTGCTCGGCTGGGACGAGCGGGTGGTGTACCTCGAGCAGGTCTTCACGCGCGGCGAGGACCACGTGGCCCGTGGTTGGGTGGCCGGTCGGTTCCTGGCGCGGGACGGCACGCGCGTCCCTGCGCGGGACGTCGTGACGCTGCTCGACGCGGCGCAGGGCGAGAGCCCGCAGCTGCCCTCCGACGTGACGGCGTGGGCGCGTGCCGTGGACGTGGCGCACCGCTGA
- a CDS encoding aminotransferase class V-fold PLP-dependent enzyme, producing MPDVNASAPAARAVLDVAGHAPLRPRARAALLEALDQGWADPRRLFAEARRARMLLDGAREAVAGVVGARTEEVDLFGTHTAALHGAVRAVARGRRRQGADVVVGAVERAAVHAAAAFVAARGEGTVTTVPVDRAGRVDPEAFDAAVGPGTALAALQHANGEVGTLQPVGPVHDGLRRRGVPLLVDAGASLGHVDVGAAWDLLAADAGDWGAPPLGVLVTRTGVRRSPDWPEDEDRWSPGGVPVPLALAAAVALQDAVADRARADAHRRALVDVVRARVAAEVPDVDVVGDPEARLPHVATFSCLYVDGEALVTQLDRLGLGVGSGSACTSGALEPSHVLAAMGALTHGNVRLSLPVDVREQDVHRLCDALPGVVAQVRAAAGAVGL from the coding sequence GTGCCGGACGTGAACGCGTCCGCGCCCGCCGCCCGCGCCGTCCTGGACGTCGCCGGGCACGCCCCCCTGCGTCCTCGCGCCCGAGCGGCCCTGCTCGAGGCTCTCGACCAGGGCTGGGCCGACCCGCGCCGGCTCTTCGCCGAGGCACGCCGTGCCCGCATGCTCCTCGACGGCGCGCGGGAGGCCGTCGCCGGTGTCGTCGGCGCCCGCACCGAGGAGGTGGACCTCTTCGGGACGCACACGGCGGCGCTGCACGGGGCCGTCCGCGCGGTCGCGCGGGGCCGGCGCCGGCAGGGTGCGGACGTCGTCGTCGGCGCCGTCGAGCGCGCCGCCGTGCACGCCGCCGCGGCGTTCGTGGCCGCGCGCGGTGAGGGCACCGTGACGACGGTCCCGGTCGACCGCGCGGGACGGGTCGACCCGGAGGCGTTCGACGCGGCCGTCGGGCCGGGCACGGCCCTCGCCGCGCTGCAGCACGCGAACGGCGAGGTCGGCACGCTGCAGCCCGTCGGGCCGGTCCACGACGGGCTGCGCCGGCGGGGCGTCCCCCTGCTCGTCGACGCCGGTGCGAGTCTCGGGCACGTCGACGTCGGGGCGGCGTGGGACCTGCTGGCGGCGGACGCCGGCGACTGGGGCGCACCTCCCCTCGGCGTCCTCGTGACGCGCACCGGTGTGCGTCGCTCCCCCGACTGGCCGGAGGACGAGGACCGCTGGTCGCCCGGCGGCGTCCCCGTCCCGCTCGCCCTCGCCGCCGCCGTCGCGCTGCAGGACGCGGTCGCCGACCGCGCGCGGGCGGACGCCCACCGGCGCGCGCTGGTCGACGTCGTGCGGGCGCGGGTGGCCGCCGAGGTGCCCGACGTCGACGTCGTCGGCGACCCCGAGGCGCGGCTCCCCCACGTCGCGACGTTCTCGTGCCTCTACGTCGACGGCGAGGCGCTCGTGACGCAGCTCGACCGGCTCGGCCTGGGGGTCGGCTCGGGATCGGCGTGCACGTCGGGGGCGCTGGAGCCCAGCCACGTGCTGGCGGCGATGGGTGCGCTCACGCACGGCAACGTGCGCCTCTCGCTGCCGGTCGACGTGCGCGAGCAGGACGTGCACCGCCTCTGCGACGCGCTCCCCGGTGTCGTCGCGCAGGTCCGGGCCGCCGCCGGCGCGGTCGGGCTGTGA